The proteins below are encoded in one region of Equus caballus isolate H_3958 breed thoroughbred chromosome 18, TB-T2T, whole genome shotgun sequence:
- the ZDBF2 gene encoding DBF4-type zinc finger-containing protein 2 isoform X1, protein MQNRRAYCSYCCAHYDNLEQHTSSAQHRYSTTQSRQRMGTASLMERFLQDVLRHHPYHCQESRSMQNERHTNIVSPPEVVPINDFVPEEITEDAAGFRGEMSTKGFGPTQKLYSRPRKSQEYIQSVSIRPSVIQKLEKGQQRPLELIREIGDSRKELNPVVIGEATNSGHKLPCPSVISDASASCLPARSRDGPVTTTGLPLAALLNSVSKHDPNKVDRCPESLDRGSRNPMLSSPLETSSVSYQKTKESNKKSSCINSDKLIIKEDVKSQGKTLSTGFKFPEFVGTEGCLKFESLSKLAVNPAINPNEIDMASDKGIFEDGIPKRHEKFFSNLDCTREAKHLVFNKSVLLEQKNLVSSEMKFDCSSLHSVSDQPQDAVQDLWNEEQIDQEDKNCELRGSEMSFDCTYSFHSLTDQLKGTSKEINLSKEVHADLQDKNNKSCVSEVSSDCSGSLQLATNRTQVIVKDTSFRKAMHISLVGERYASSDSEINFDCGASLQSTDDYLKQPAKEINLPKEVHVGLVDKDYGSSSSEISADSVFPLQSVLDPLPVAVTETKLRKKIHIGLVGKNYGSSCSETSFDCGVSLQSVVDHPQLAVKERHLKDRRIYLRGKNHKPSDVSLETVTDEPQRAVEEINLLKEKHGLVDMDCESHGPEMSFHTGARLVVDQSQIAVKERNCREVAIDQENKSGKSSVSDLSFDSHASFDQLANHQPERALGEINLKELNVDMEVKSYGGSSSELTFDSDPPLLSVTEHSGLDVEEIRKRHSHLGDESYESNSSEMTFDSDIPFSLVVDQSQVAVYEEELTHLENKSNESCVSEITFDSDIPLHSGTDQPEVAVKEIIIQKEECVHLERENDEPSGSEISLGSCDAHSMTRLPEAAVQGLNLHKEEHVHLENRGNGPSVSEISLKSAISLHLVTDHPDIAVKEINHQKEEHVNLEDKGNELSVSETSLDCRIPLQSATYKPGVVVTEIRLQKEKHAKIKGRSAEFSSSEVDLDSDVSHCSVAELQVVVKEMNVRKEEHVVLENKSDKCSGSEIIVDSDVPPQSMTEKPRIAVLREHHVDPEDESPESRGFEINLDISAPPHPLTDQPQLALWKEKHVDVEDRLLCCGRDVDIDVEHPNSEPRDCKISFDSNNPALQPLTEQFQEAVRKPNLCKEEGIGLENKVDGPSGSKLIHDSDVSLQPQADQPEVALEGINLENEDHVYLEDKGSQYSGSEMSLDSDFLVQSIIDQPQITILEQEHLELEDKHKESCGSEMSFDSDDPFQSVADQLRDTVQEISLWKDEVDVEGKRDESKGFEIVYDSSVPFQSVAGQTGEVVKEMDLWKEHVDLEDKIVEPSDSKINFDSDEPLQCVADEIQEAVTETNPLREGHVCVDGENPGDSEFVYVSNVPPQSAVEHPHGLEGEHASLDDKSSDPCDPEINFASDDPLQSVADRPQKAVKGVSLWREDRVYLAERSYKLADFEVSYDSDVPVHVVADQSPVAGKEMNLQKRDPNDLENKDGEPSVSEVKCDSGVHLQLELERPQVVCNEVSLRKEEHLGMEERTSEPCDSEIMCDSDVPLQIVINDLQVSLKETNPKKMLLVDVVTSGSDCEMISDSDITFKPTIDSPRMTVKGMDCINVESFDPEGEGCDSSDRDLGYVCEAPPRLVTNPSKETFKVVNRKKDYIILEESSCECYGSEINFQIDASHQSMTYQSQGPDKKIMKYIDPEDKSCGSNSPKRNFRLEATSQPVTHQLQKADKEVSLWKDLENIGLKDKNCESSVSAMDCKACPESATHQMTDTENLLKLKPTDIGSMCYEPCGSAVNFQCDPSLWSDTDQTQEVVNKKLSFDTKETNHNSHLSSVPVVDSIRNLEEAKGIMEDNPDEPVLEDLPHVPPSFVGKTWSQIMREDDIKINALVKEFKEGRFHCYFDDDCETRNIKKKNLNEGKKSTWADLDQDTASIQVLSECDANAGGVLDLDAFSVAFHKPSHHSTAKMPSEQTWRVASRCQAVKVSHGTQTNLMRHPATKRKFIREDEDSPVRKDRKTKKVKIGTVEFPDSYVQVMKPLQPNALVYVLSSNMKLKEGESFNLSKMRRQRDVNNRNISIRYKYKQSSFSYYDPLSKQIIIDPSLNLDVPESHRTNHVRVPFSDLNSSAEGDGARGQSSASAYFVSARHGLMPHQRASGPSVFLEKSEILNASDVPEESNFQLTLLNCDAAKIAPKSVTNKCLESKKKIQRRKVTTHDKPGFPQKAYGPIVLQQGKRITSEQHSIWIRTKLNDIIKKYISKYSVFLRHKYQSRSTFLRTHLKKKTSDVSGLTKRKRAAQMLLDSSVPSAGAEEHVRPTASPSRKQPVRDPSSAAASKRNGKKRSGRKGRKPPRPVRIYALRSLCSQVPYK, encoded by the exons ATGCAGAACAGACGAGCATATTGCAGCTATTGCTGTGCGCACTATGATAACCTGGAGCAG cacaCATCCAGTGCTCAGCACAGATACTCGACCACACAGAGCAGACAGCGCATGGGTACCGCTAGTTTGATGGAACGTTTCTTGCAGGATGTACTGCGGCACCACCCATATCATTGTCAAGAAAGCAG ATCAATGCAAAATGAGAGACATACGAATATTGTGTCACCTCCTGAAGTGGTCCCTATTAATGATTTTGTTCCTGAAGAAATAACCGAGGATGCTGCTGGATTCAGAGGAGAGATGTCCACCAAGGGTTTTGGACCTACTCAAAAGTTATATTCTAGACCTAGGAAATCTCAGGAATACATACAGAGTGTTTCAATTCGACCATCAGTTATTCAAAAACTGGAGAAGGGACAGCAGCGGCCGTTGGAGCTCATTCGTGAAATTGGGGACAGTAGGAAAGAATTGAATCCAGTCGTCATCGGTGAAGCTACAAATAGTGGACACAAGTTGCCATGTCCTTCAGTGATTTCTGACGCCTCTGCTAGTTGTTTACCTGCACGTTCTCGTGATGGACCTGTTACAACGACTGGGTTACCATTAGCAGCCCTTCTGAATTCAGTTAGCAAACATGACCCAAACAAAGTTGACAGATGCCCTGAGTCGCTGGACAGGGGCTCTAGAAATCCTATGCTGTCATCCCCTCTAGAAACGTCTTCAGTTTCATATCAGAAAACTAAAGAATCAAATAAGAAATCTTCATGTATAAATTCAGATAAATTGATTataaaggaagatgtaaaatCTCAGGGTAAAACTTTGTCAACTGGCTTTAAATTCCCTGAGTTTGTGGGTACTGAAGGCTGCTTAAAATTTGAGTCTCTTTCCAAATTAGCAGTAAATCCAGCAATCAACCCGAATGAAATTGACATGGCTTCTGATAAAGGAATCTTTGAAGATGGCATTCCAAAGCGTCATGAGAAATTCTTCTCTAATTTGGATTGTACCCGAGAAGCAAAGCATTTGGTTTTTAACAAGTCAGTCCTTTTGGAACAGAAGAACTTAGTGAGTTCCGAAATGAAGTTTGACTGTAGCTCTCTTCACTCAGTATCTGATCAACCCCAAGACGCTGTACAAGACCTTTGGAATGAGGAGCAAATTGACCAAGAAGACAAGAACTGTGAATTAAGGGGTTCTGAAATGAGTTTTGATTGCACTTACTCTTTTCATTCACTGACTGACCAGTTGAAAGGGACTTCCAAAGAAATAAACCTTTCAAAGGAAGTACATGCTGATTTGCAGGATAAGAATAACAAATCTTGTGTTTCTGAAGTAAGTTCTGACTGTAGTGGCTCTCTTCAATTGGCTACCAACCGAACTCAAGTAATTGTTAAAGACACAAGTTTTCGGAAGGCAATGCATATTAGCTTGGTTGGTGAACGCTATGCATCTAGTGATTCTGAGATTAATTTTGATTGTGGTGCCTCACTTCAGTCAACTGATGACTACCTCAAACAGCCTGCAAAGGAAATAAATCTTCCTAAGGAGGTACACGTTGGCTTGGTTGATAAGGACTATGGATCTAGTAGCTCTGAAATAAGTGCTGATTCTGTTTTCCCGCTTCAGTCAGTGCTTGACCCACTCCCAGTGGCTGTCACAGAAACAAAACTTCGGAAGAAGATTCACATTGGCTTGGTTGGTAAGAACTATGGATCAAGTTGTTCTGAAACAAGTTTTGATTGTGGTGTTTCTCTTCAGTCAGTAGTTGACCATCCCCAACTGGCTGTCAAGGAAAGACACCTGAAGGATAGACGTATCTACCTAAGAGGTAAGAACCATAAACCCAGTGATGTCTCTCTTGAGACAGTGACTGATGAACCTCAGAGGGCTGTTGAAGAAATAAATCTTCTTAAAGAGAAGCATGGCCTTGTGGACATGGACTGTGAATCTCATGGTCCTGAGATGAGTTTTCACACTGGTGCTCGATTAGTGGTTGACCAATCCCAGATAGCtgttaaagaaagaaactgtcGAGAAGTAGCTATTGACCAGGAGAATAAGAGTGGCAAATCCAGTGTTTCTGATCTAAGTTTTGATTCTCATGCTTCTTTTGATCAGTTAGCTAATCATCAACCTGAAAGGGCTCTGGGTGAAATAAATCTGAAAGAGTTAAACGTTGACATGGAAGTGAAGAGCTATGGGGGCTCTAGTTCCGAGCTGACTTTTGATTCAGATCCCCCTCTGCTGTCAGTTACTGAGCATTCCGGGCTTGATGttgaggaaataagaaaaaggcaCAGTCACCTGGGAGATGAGAGTTATGAGTCAAACAGTTCTGAAATGACTTTTGATTCcgatattcctttctctttagtaGTTGACCAATCGCAAGTAGCTGTTTATGAGGAGGAACTTACTCATCTGGAAAATAAGAGTAACGAATCTTGTGTTTCTGAAATAACTTTTGATTCTGACATACCTCTTCATTCAGGGACTGATCAACCTGAAGTAGCTGTTAAAGAAATAATCATTCAAAAAGAAGAGTGTGTACACTTAGAGAGGGAGAATGATGAACCCAGTGGTTCTGAAATAAGTTTGGGTTCTTGTGACGCTCATTCGATGACTAGGCTTCCTGAAGCAGCTGTTCAAGGGCTAAATCTCCATAAAGAAGAGCATGTACACTTAGAAAACAGGGGTAATGGACCCAGTGTTTCTGAAATCAGTTTGAAATCTGCTATTTCTCTTCATTTAGTGACTGATCATCCTGACATAGCTGTTAAAGAAATAAACCATCAGAAAGAAGAACATGTAAACTTAGAAGATAAGGGTAATGAGTTAAGTGTTTCTGAAACAAGTTTGGATTGCCGTATCCCTCTTCAGTCAGCGACTTACAAACCTGGGGTAGTTGTTACAGAAATACGGCTTCAAAAAGAAAAGCACGCTAAAATCAAAGGTAGAAGTGCTGAATTTAGCAGTTCTGAAGTGGATTTAGATTCCGATGTCTCTCACTGTTCAGTGGCTGAACTTCAAGTAGTTGTTAAAGAAATGAATGTCCGGAAAGAAGAGCATGTTGTTCTAGAAAACAAGAGTGATAAATGCAGTGGCTCTGAAATAATTGTGGATTCTGATGTCCCTCCTCAGTCAATGACTGAAAAACCTCGAATAGCTGTTTTGAGGGAGCACCATGTTGACCCAGAAGATGAAAGTCCTGAATCTAGAggttttgaaataaatttggatATTAGTGCCCCTCCTCATCCACTCACTGACCAGCctcaactagccctttggaaggAAAAACATGTTGATGTGGAAGATCGGCTGTTGTGTTGTGGCCGTGATGTGGACATTGATGTGGAACATCCAAACAGTGAACCTCGCGACTGTAAAATAAGTTTTGATTCTAATAACCCTGCTCTTCAGCCATTGACTGAACAATTTCAGGAAGCAGTTAGAAAACCAAACCTGTGCAAGGAGGAGGGTATTGGTCTGGAAAATAAGGTTGATGGACCTAGTGGTTCTAAATTAATACATGATTCTGATGTTTCTCTTCAGCCACAGGCTGACCAACCTGAAGTCGCTCTTGAAGGAATAAACCTTGAGAATGAAGATCATGTGTACTTGGAAGATAAGGGCAGCCAATATAGTGGTTCTGAAATGAGTTTGGATTCTGATTTCTTGGTTCAATCAATAATTGATCAACCTCAAATCACTATTTTGGAGCAGGAGCATCTTGAATTGGAAGATAAGCACAAGGAATCTTGTGGTTCAGAAATGAGTTTTGATTCTGATGACCCTTTTCAGTCAGTGGCTGACCAGCTTAGAGATACTGTTCAAGAAATAAGCCTTTGGAAGGATGAAGTTGATGTGGAAGGTAAGAGGGATGAGTCTAAGGGTTTTGAAATTGTATATGATTCCAGTGTCCCTTTTCAGTCAGTGGCTGGCCAAACTGGAGAAGTTGTTAAGGAGATGGACCTTTGGAAGGAACATGTTGACTTGGAAGATAAGATTGTTGAACCTAgtgattctaaaataaattttgattctGATGAACCTCTTCAGTGTGTGGCTGATGAAATTCAAGAGGCTGTTACAGAAACAAATCCTCTGAGAGAGGGGCATGTTTGTGTGGATGGTGAGAATCCCGGTGATTCTGAGTTTGTTTACGTTTCCAATGTCCCCCCTCAATCTGCGGTTGAGCACCCACATGGTTTGGAAGGGGAACATGCCAGTCTGGATGATAAGAGCAGTGATCCTTGTGATCCTGAAATCAATTTTGCTTCTGATGATCCTCTTCAGTCAGTGGCTGACCGGCCTCAGAAAGCCGTTAAAGGAGTAAGTCTTTGGAGAGAAGACCGTGTTTACCTGGCAGAGAGGAGCTATAAATTAGCAGACTTTGAAGTAAGTTATGATTCTGATGTTCCCGTTCATGTTGTGGCTGATCAGTCTCCTGTGGCCGGCAAAGAAATGAACTTGCAAAAGAGGGATCCTAATGACCTAGAAAATAAGGACGGTGAACCTAGTGTTTCTGAAGTAAAATGTGATTCTGGTGTTCATCTTCAGTTAGAACTAGAACGACCACAAGTGGTTTGCAACGAAGTAAGCCTTCGGAAGGAAGAGCATCTTGGCATGGAAGAAAGGACCAGTGAACCTTGTGATTCTGAAATAATGTGTGATTCTGATGTCCCTCTTCAAATAGTAATTAATGACCTTCAAGTGTCACTCAAAGAAACAAATCCTAAAAAGATGCTGTTAGTGGATGTGGTGACCAGTGGTAGTGATTGTGAAATGATTTCTGATTCTGACATCACTTTTAAGCCAACGATTGACTCACCTCGAATGACTGTCAAAGGAATGGACTGTATAAATGTGGAAAGTTTTGATCCAGAAGGCGAGGGCTGTGACTCTAGTGATCGTGACCTGGGATATGTTTGTGAAGCTCCTCCTCGATTGGTGACAAACCCATCCAAAGAGACTTTCAAAGTCGTAAACCGGAAGAAAGACTATATTATTCTGGAAGAGTCAAGCTGTGAGTGTTACGGttctgaaataaattttcaaattgaTGCCTCTCATCAGTCCATGACTTATCAATCACAAGGGCCTGataaaaaaatcatgaaatatatTGACCCAGAAGATAAGAGCTGTGGATCTAATAGTCCTAAAAGAAATTTTAGGTTGGAAGCCACTTCTCAGCCCGTGACTCACCAACTGCAGAAAGCTGACAAAGAAGTCAGCCTTTGGAAAGATCTGGAAAATATTGGCCTAAAAGATAAGAACTGTGAATCTAGTGTTTCTGCAATGGATTGTAAGGCCTGTCCTGAGTCAGCGACCCATCAAATGACGGATACAGAAAACCTTTTGAAGTTAAAACCTACAGATATAGGAAGTATGTGCTATGAACCTTGTGGTTCTGCAGTGAATTTTCAGTGTGATCCCTCTCTTTGGTCTGACACTGACCAGACTCAAGAAGTTGTTAATAAGAAGCTGTCTTTTGACACGAAAGAAACGAATCATAATTCCCATTTGAGCTCTGTTCCTGTAGTTGATTCTATAAGGAACTTGGAAGAAGCAAAAGGGATCATGGAAGATAATCCTGATGAACCAGTTCTTGAGGACTTGCCTCATGTCCCTCCTTCATTTGTGGGGAAAACATGGTCTCAAATAATGAGAGAAGATGACATAAAAATTAATGCTCTTGTGAAGGAATTTAAGGAAGGCCGTTTCCATTGTTACTTCGATGATGACTGTGAAACcaggaacattaaaaaaaaaaacttgaatgaaggaaaaaagagtacCTGGGCTGACCTCGATCAGGACACTGCATCAATTCAAGTTCTCTCAGAATGCGATGCTAATGCAGGTGGTGTTTTGGATCTTGATGCCTTTTCAGTGGCCTTCCATAAACCTAGCCATCATTCTACAGCAAAGATGCCTTCTGAGCAAACATGGCGGGTGGCGTCTCGATGCCAGGCTGTCAAAGTCAGCCATGGAACTCAAACCAATCTCATGAGACACCCAGCGACGAAAAGAAAATTCATTAGAGAAGATGAAGACTCACCAGTAAGGaaggacagaaaaacaaaaaaagtcaaaattggAACAGTTGAATTTCCTGATTCATATGTTCAAGTTATGAAGCCTTTGCAGCCCAATGCCTTAGTCTATGTTCTTTCTTCCAATATGAAGCTGAAGGAAGGTGAATCCTTCAACTTGTCTAAAATGAGGCGCCAAAGGGATGTAAATAATCGGAATATTAGCATACGCTACAAATATAAACAGAGTTCCTTTAGTTATTATGACCCATTGAGTAAGCAAATTATAATTGATCCTTCTCTGAACCTAGACGTGCCAGAGTCACACAGGACTAACCACGTCCGCGTTCCTTTTAGTGACCTAAACTCCAGTGCAGAAGGTGATGGTGCTCGTGGGCAAAGTTCTGCCTCAGCATATTTTGTGTCAGCAAGACATGGATTAATGCCACATCAGAGGGCCAGTGGACCTTCTGTGTTTCTGGAAAAATCAGAGATTTTGAATGCTAGTGATGTTCCCGAGGAAAGTAATTTCCAATTAACTCTTTTAAATTGTGATGCTGCCAAAATTGCTCCAAAATCGGTTACAAATAAGTgtttagaaagtaaaaagaaaattcagagaagaaaggtgACAACTCATGATAAGCCAGGTTTTCCCCAGAAGGCTTATGGACCAATTGTTCTCCAGCAAGGAAAGAGAATCACTTCAGAACAACATTCCATTTGGATTCGGACCAAACTAAATGATATAATTAAAAAGTACATTTCAAAATACTCTGTTTTTTTGCGCCATAAATATCAGTCCAGAAGTACTTTTCTTAGAACGCATCTTAAGAAGAAAACATCGGATGTCAGTGGGTTAACAAAGAGGAAGAGAGCAGCCCAGATGCTTTTGGACTCCTCGGTTCCATCCGCTGGGGCTGAGGAGCACGTGAGACCTACAGCGAGCCCTTCTCGCAAGCAGCCCGTGCGGGATCCTTCCAGTGCTGCGGCAAGTAAGAGGAATGGTAAAAAACGttctggaagaaaaggaagaaagcctCCTAGACCAGTTAGAATATATGCTTTGAGAAGTTTATGTTCTCAGGTGCCATATAAATGA